The following coding sequences lie in one Palaemon carinicauda isolate YSFRI2023 chromosome 7, ASM3689809v2, whole genome shotgun sequence genomic window:
- the LOC137643910 gene encoding uncharacterized protein, which produces MMYLEDREEKDLLKAASLADTYSLIHIFGNSKRTDQNVKPFPAKNSETLTDMAKASNVRCSYCKKDGHTIKNCPDPKCKTSLPFRNPFNPFLNFKGKTDGQIKPVSHIHSEKPVNLFDDFTFDGTVALNSDGDKYKVRILRDTGASQSLLLKNALPNIEANVTNEHVLVKDLSQISKVPLANVHLDCPIKKGNVLVGIRDIEFPVKGVTLLLANDLAGRLVVPNVIVMEKPVGVNIEPDPDCSVNPSCVVTRSQKSSSDESKVTSVNFEARNFMSRDNLIKAQKHDNTLSKLHDQAVSRSEICKSPCFYFESDLLMRFYRSPKRSSEDTWSEKRQIVLPLSVRNSVIEIAHDAYGGHLGIHKTYCKILNSFYWPNMKKDVAEFVRTCHVCQISGKPNQVIPKAPLQPILVPDEPFSKIIIDNVGPLPKTKKGNQYLLTLICPATRYPIAIPLRNISAKNIANSLLKVFTNFGIPKEIQSDRGSNFTSDLFAQVLKELNIKQTLSAAYHPESQGALERWHQTFKSMLRKFCVESQLEWDEGIDFLLFAIREVPHESLGFSPYEMLFGRSVRGPLSVIKEEWLNTPSESSQTIQQYMNKLKSTLMQVRKIAGEKLRGQQILMKRNYDKACKVRKFKPNDLVLAYLPVPGSPLKAKFCGPYPIIKNVNNNTYIIKTPDRRKLTQIIHVNLLKAYHSRETGNGSSETVVNLNFKVETPGEDNSLEDLIASSMPQTNTEVLNNLDLFLNHLSPWQSQDLKNLISSHSTLFNDFPRKSDLLLHDIELVPGTAPIRQQSYRVGPEKKSKMKEEVEYLLRHGLARPSKSPWASPCILVPKEDGSYRFCTDYRKINNVTIKDSYPLPLIDDLIDSVGQAKFVMKIDLLKGYYQVGLTEKAKLISAFITPFGLFQYEVMPFGLTNAPSTFQRLVNFIIQDLEDASDAGAGGVLLQESDGILHPVSYTSTKFKHHQKSYSTIEKEALSLVLALQKYECYLLGAAEVLVFTDHNPLTFLDKMKSHNQRLLRWSIYLQKFPLQIRHIKGTENIVADALSRLLP; this is translated from the exons atgatgtatttagaggatagggaagaaaaagacttgttaaaggcagcttctctagcagacacttactctttaatacatatatttggcaacagtaagagaaccgaccagaatgtaaaaccatttccagctaaaaactctgaaactctgactgatatggcaaaagcgtctaatgttcgttgtagttattgtaagaaagacggtcacacaattaaaaactgtccagatcctaaatgtaaaacttctttgccttttcggaacccatttaacccttttcttaactttaagggtaaaacggatggtcagattaagcctgtctcccatatccattctgaaaagcctgtaaatctatttgatgattttacttttgatggaactgtagctttgaactctgatggggataaatataaagtcaggatacttcgggacacgggtgcttcgcaaagtttactattgaaaaatgctctccctaatattgaagctaacgtaactaatgaacatgttctcgtgaaagacctttcacaaatatctaaagttccccttgctaatgttcatcttgattgtcctataaagaagggtaatgtgctggtaggcataagagatattgaatttccagtaaaaggtgtaactttattattggctaatgaccttgcaggacgtttggtagttcccaacgtcattgtaatggaaaaacctgtaggtgtaaacattgaacctgatcctgattgctctgtaaatccttcctgtgttgtcactcgtagccagaaatctagttcggatgaatctaaagtcacttctgtaaattttgaagcacgaaattttatgagtagagataaccttattaaagctcagaagcacgataacactttaagtaagcttcatgaccaagcagtttctagaagtgagatttgcaaatccccatgtttttactttgaatctgatttgttaatgaggttttaccgttcccctaagagatctagtgaagacacatggagcgaaaagcgacaaattgtgctacctctttctgttaggaattctgtaatagaaatagctcatgatgcctatggaggacatttaggaattcataagacctattgtaagattttgaatagtttctattggcctaatatgaaaaaagatgtagcagaatttgttcgcacttgtcatgtatgtcagatatcaggaaaaccgaaccaggtaatacccaaggcacctttacaaccgatcttagtccctgatgaaccttttagtaagataattatagataacgttggtcctttaccaaaaaccaagaaaggtaatcaatacttgctcactttaatatgtcctgcgacccgatatcctattgccatccctcttcgtaacatttctgctaagaacattgctaattctttactgaaagttttcacaaattttggtatcccaaaggaaatacaaagtgatagaggttcgaatttcaccagtgacctttttgcccaggtacttaaagaactaaatattaaacaaactttgtctgctgcctatcacccagagtctcagggtgcccttgagcgttggcatcaaacttttaagagtatgcttaggaaattttgtgttgaaagtcaacttgagtgggatgagggcattgattttcttctgtttgctatcagggaagttccccatgagtcccttggtttttcaccctacgagatgttgtttgggaggtcagttagaggaccactttcagtaattaaagaggaatggttgaacaccccttctgagtctagccaaaccattcaacaatatatgaataaacttaaaagcacattaatgcaggttaggaaaattgctggggagaaattaaggggtcaacaaatcttaatgaagagaaactatgacaaagcttgtaaagtcagaaaatttaaacctaatgaccttgtgttagcctaccttcctgtccctggttcccctcttaaagctaagttttgtgggccctatcccatcataaaaaatgttaacaataatacctacattatcaaaactccagatcgtagaaaactcactcagatcattcatgttaatttacttaaggcttatcactctagggaaactggaaatggttccagtgagacggttgttaatcttaattttaaggtagagactccaggagaggacaattcattggaagaccttattgcttcctccatgccacaaaccaatactgaggttctaaataacctggatctattcctgaaccacctctctccttggcagtcgcaagacttaaagaatctaatctctagccattcaactctctttaatgattttcccaggaaaagtgatttgctgctacatgacatcgagctggttcctggtacagcacccattcgtcagcagtcctatcgtgtgggtcctgagaagaagagcaaaatgaaggaggaagtcgaatatcttctccggcatggtctagcaagaccgagtaaatcgccatgggcttcaccttgcatcctagttccaaaagaggacggtagctacagattttgtacagactatagaaagattaacaatgttaccattaaagattcctaccctttgccactcattgatgatttaattgattcagtaggacaagcaaagtttgtaatgaagatagacctcttaaagggctattatcaggtaggcttaactgaaaaagctaagttaatatctgctttcattacaccctttggactttttcagtacgaggtcatgccttttggccttaccaacgccccatctacctttcagcgccttgtaaacttcatcatccaagatttggaag atgctagcgatgcgggagctggaggggtgctactccaagagtcagatggtatacttcacccagtcagctacacctccactaagttcaagcatcaccagaagtcctacagtactattgagaaggaagcacttagtttggtactcgccctgcaaaaatatgaatgctacttactaggtgctgctgaggtactagtcttcaccgaccacaaccccttgaccttcctcgacaagatgaagtcccacaaccaacgtctactacgctggtccatttatctgcagaagttccctctACAGATCCGCCACATCAAGGGAACAGAGAACATCGtggcagatgccttatcgcgactgcttccttaa